In Mercurialis annua linkage group LG6, ddMerAnnu1.2, whole genome shotgun sequence, the following are encoded in one genomic region:
- the LOC126686649 gene encoding beta-glucosidase 40-like isoform X1, translated as MVVMRRSINSWLIIVVVFILKTQTSLTQQINRASFPKGFVFGTASSAFQYEGAVKEDGRGPSIWDSFSHSFGKVIDRTDADVAVDQYHRFAEDIQLMKDMSMDAYRFSISWSRIYPNGSGAINQAGIDHYSKLINALLAAGIEPYVTLYHWDLPQALDDTYKGWLSRQIIKDFAAFAETCFKEFGDRVKHWITFNEPHTFTIQGYDVGLQAPGRCSILQRLLCRAGNSTTEPYIVAHNVILTHATVVHIYRKKYKAKQRGSIGISLDVIWFTPASNSTKDIKATQRAQDFQLGWFIEPLILGDYPRSMKSRVKDRLPTFSKIEVALIKGSLDFVGINHYTTFYASDNSGSINLNDSVADSAATTIPFRGLTPISDRAYSIWLYIVPGGMRSLMNYIKNKYGNIPIMITENGMDDPNNRLTPIKDALKDEKRIKYHNDYLTNLLASIKEDGCNVKGYFVWSLLDNWEWAAGYTSRFGLYFVDFEHNLKRYPKDSVKWFKNFLTSS; from the exons TATGAAGGCGCAGTGAAAGAGGATGGAAGGGGACCAAGTATTTGGGACTCTTTTTCACATTCTTTTG GCAAGGTAATTGATCGTACCGATGCTGATGTTGCGGTCGATCAATACCATAGATTTGCT GAAGATATCCAACTCATGAAGGATATGAGCATGGATGCCTACAGATTTTCGATTTCTTGGTCTCGAATTTATCCTA ATGGTAGTGGAGCAATAAATCAGGCAGGAATTGATCATTACAGCAAACTCATCAATGCTTTACTTGCTGCAG GAATTGAGCCGTATGTGACATTGTACCATTGGGATCTTCCTCAGGCACTGGACGACACATATAAAGGATGGCTCAGTCGACAGATCAT AAAGGATTTCGCAGCCTTCGCCGAGACTTGCTTTAAAGAATTTGGTGACAGAGTGAAGCACTGGATTACATTCAACGAGCCTCACACATTTACCATTCAAGGGTATGATGTTGGTCTCCAAGCTCCAGGACGGTGCTCCATCCTTCAGCGTCTTCTCTGCAGAGCTGGAAATTCTACAACTGAACCTTACATTGTTGCCCACAATGTGATTCTTACTCATGCAACTGTGGTACATATTTATCGGAAAAAGTACAAG GCGAAACAACGCGGATCAATTGGCATATCACTTGACGTAATATGGTTCACACCGGCAAGCAATTCGACAAAAGACATAAAGGCAACTCAAAGAGCACAAGATTTTCAGCTTGGATG GTTTATTGAACCTTTGATCTTGGGGGATTATCCGAGGTCAATGAAAAGTAGAGTCAAAGATCGGCTGCCAACATTTTCCAAAATAGAGGTTGCTCTTATTAAGGGATCATTGGATTTTGTGGGAATTAATCACTATACTACATTTTATGCATCAGATAATTCTGGCTCAATTAACCTTAATGATTCTGTGGCAGACTCTGCCGCTACAACTATTC CATTCAGAGGGTTGACACCTATTTCAGACAGG GCATACTCTATATGGTTGTACATAGTTCCTGGAGGGATGAGAAGCTTGATGAATTACATAAAGAACAAGTATGGGAACATTCCTATCATGATAACAGAAAATG GAATGGATGATCCTAATAACCGGCTTACTCCTATTAAAGATGCTCTAAAGGATGAGAAAAGGATCAAGTACCACAATGACTATTTAACCAACTTGCTAGCTTCTATTAA AGAAGATGGATGCAATGTGAAAGGGTATTTTGTTTGGTCTTTATTGGATAATTGGGAATGGGCAGCTGGATATACTTCAAGATTTGGTCTCTACTTTGTTGATTTTGAACACAACCTCAAGAGATACCCTAAAGATTCTGTTAAATGGTTCAAGAATTTCTTAACATCTTCTTGA